A genomic stretch from Gavia stellata isolate bGavSte3 unplaced genomic scaffold, bGavSte3.hap2 HAP2_SCAFFOLD_51, whole genome shotgun sequence includes:
- the LOC132321539 gene encoding proline-rich protein 22-like, which yields MARPPLQLPARGPWAPPAPWLLQPFVLPKTFYPRGSPNLCQLPGQEQPFPAAWAPPVGLAPQAPPAAHRSPQGQPQHLPPYTQQGRAVTPAPPLLPTSIPSYQQIQGQPAETKTSGSATPRAAPPGSNIPPGSDVPPSPSAAPHEQALGDPTGDLAVAEEVLLEEALRLFGCSPDAVGVSQDAPSSGPRPGDPGGTGAAIPHCDFASLSLPEELLSPDYSVPETADAILSLDELVMGLEPQEPWGDEGRDLPPSQPATAEKRGKKRATSTSPKPASKRRALAGSTGVA from the exons ATGGCGCGGCCACCGCTGCAGCTCCCAGCGCGTGGGCCCTGGGCCCCCCCGGCGCCCTGGCTCCTTCAGCCTTTTGTGCTCCCCAAAACCTTCTACCCCCGAG GCTCACCCAACCTGTGCCAACtgcccgggcaggagcagcccttccccgcagcctgggcacccccagtGGGGCTGGCCCCCCAGGCACCACCAGCAG CCCATCGGAGCCCCCAGGGACAGCCGCAACACCTCCCACCCTACACGCAGCAGGGGAGAGCGGtgaccccagcccccccgctgCTGCCGACGTCCATCCCCAGCTACCAGCAGATCCAGGGGCAGCCCGCAGAGACCAAGACCTCCGGCAGTGCCacccccagggcagcaccccCGGGAAGCAACATCCCCCCGGGCAGCgacgtcccccccagcccctctgctgccccccacgagcaagccctgggggaccccacagGCGACCTCGCCGTGGCTGAGGAGGTCCTTCTCGAAGAGGCCCTGAGGCTCTTTGGTTGCTCCCCGGACGCGGTGGGGGTCAGCCAGGACGCTCCCAGCAGCGGCCCCAGgcctggggaccctggtggCACCGGCGCAGCCATCCCCCACTGCGACTTCGCCTCGCTCTCCCTGCCCGAGGAGCTGCTCAGCCCCGACTACAGCGTCCCCGAGACCGCCGACGCCATCCTCAGCCTGGACGAGCTCGTCATGGGGCTGGAGCCCCAGGAGCCGTGGggggatgagggcagggacctgccaccGTCCCAGCCTGCCACGGCAGAGAAGCGGGGGAAGAAGCGGGCCACGAGCACCTCGCCAAAGCCAGCCAGCAAGCGCAGGGCTCTCGCAGGCAGCACgggggtggca